Proteins from a genomic interval of Lolium perenne isolate Kyuss_39 chromosome 1, Kyuss_2.0, whole genome shotgun sequence:
- the LOC127319730 gene encoding uncharacterized protein At5g39865 yields the protein MWPSWVKRRAPRSTSTPCPSIELVAAAATPSLKDILSLLHPEPAANPPQPGAPSPRVFHRLRVAASALRLLRALQPAQVAAGEETQVACDEETQVACEEEAQAAAAAEEEGGRLVLYFTSLQAIRRTFEDCSAVRAILRGLRAAVDERDLSMDASFGPELAALLPGRPLADLTLPQLFAGRRHLGGADEVRRLHESGQLARIVAPAPAPCARCRGVRFVLCGSCSGSHKQFTLKLSGVGGRFRECADCNKNGLVRCPACFPPAA from the coding sequence ATGTGGCCTTCCTGGGTGAAGAGACGCGCTCCCAGGTCTACCTCCACCCCATGCCCATCCATCGAGCTCGTCGCCGCTGCCGCCACCCCCTCCCTCAAAGACATCCTCTCCCTGCTCCACCCGGAGCCCGCTGCCAACCCGCCGCAGCCCGGCGCGCCGTCGCCGCGCGTCTTCCATCGTCTCCGAGTCGCGGCCTCCGCTCTCCGGCTCCTCCGCGCCCTCCAGCCGGCGCAGGTCGCCGCCGGGGAGGAAACCCAGGTCGCCTGCGACGAGGAAACCCAGGTCGCCTGCGAAGAGGAagcgcaggccgccgccgccgccgaggaggAAGGCGGGCGGCTGGTGCTGTACTTCACCTCGCTCCAGGCCATCCGCCGCACCTTCGAGGACTGCAGCGCCGTGCGCGCCATCCTGCGGGGGCTCCGCGCCGCCGTCGACGAGCGCGACCTCTCCATGGACGCCAGCTTCGGCCCGGAGCTCGCCGCGCTCCTGCCAGGCCGCCCCCTCGCCGACCTGACCCTGCCCCAGCTCTTCGCCGGCCGCCGGCACCTCGGCGGCGCCGACGAGGTCCGCCGCCTCCACGAGTCCGGCCAGCTCGCCCGCATCGTcgcgcccgcgcccgcccccTGCGCCCGCTGCCGCGGCGTGCGCTTTGTGCTCTGCGGCAGCTGCAGCGGGAGCCACAAGCAGTTCACCTTGAAGCTCAGCGGCGTCGGCGGGCGGTTCCGCGAGTGCGCCGACTGCAACAAGAACGGCCTCGTCCGGTGCCCCGCCTGCTTCCCCCCGGCCGCCTGA
- the LOC127319737 gene encoding protein MALE DISCOVERER 2 produces MGNCRRRGPAALCLLLCFLLGFEPCAALSHEGLALLRLREMVEADPSGALAGWDGADASPCSWFGVACSDDGRVVGLNLANLGLKGMLPPEIGQLTSMQSLILHKNFFYGIIPTEIGDLRELKVLDLGYNNFNGPIPSELVHIISLEFIFLKGNRLYGGLPSEFNELISLCESQVYQDWTLSNRMSTARSKENSTIRRLLLSKQKHSPKNEMLGSENSVLEPSDVSPSFSIEYPPKNPMPPHFPKNDPTRPSPPLALSPPSESVPSVAPPASPNVGQTESQKSKSSSSLAYALIGAAIFSVVLSLLVAVFLCYRRRKTSSVVPLSSSRQLQTETTILGGITSFRRSELETACEDFSNVIGTLPGCTLYKGTLPCGAEIAVVSTLIKYAYGWSPIAEAQFRNKVETLSQVNHKNFVKLLGYCEDEEPFTRMMVFEYVSNGSLFEHLHVKEAEHLDWQARVRIVMGVIYCLKHLYQEIPPMILRNLDSSCIYLTEDNAAKISDDSFGGDKRDSEDEFDEPEECAIVYKFALLLLETISGRRPFSNDNGLLILWAHRYLTGEKPLLDMVDPTLKSVPEEQVRALTELVKLCINDNPWLRPTVAEVTRWMQEITGFSEDHSTPRNSALWWAEIEILTS; encoded by the exons ATGGGGAACTGCCGGCGGAGAGGCCCGGCGGCGCTGTGCCTCCTGCTCTGCTTCCTGCTGGGGTTCGAGCCGTGCGCGGCCCTGAGCCATGAAG GTCTCGCGCTACTGAGACTTAGGGAGATGGTGGAGGCCGATCCGTCTGGCGCTCTGGCGGGTTGGGATGGGGCGGACGCTAGCCCCTGTTCTTGGTTCGGCGTGGCGTGCTCGGATGATGGGCGGGTCGTAGGCCT GAACTTGGCAAATCTTGGTCTCAAGGGCATGTTACCTCCGGAGATTGGGCAGCTTACTTCCATGCAGTCTCT CATACTGCACAAGAACTTTTTCTATGGTATTATCCCTACAGAGATAGGAGATTTACGGGAGCTGAAGGTGTTAGATCTGGGGTACAATAACTTCAATGGACCAATTCCATCAGAGCTAGTACACATTATATCCCTGGAGTTCAT CTTTCTTAAAGGAAACAGACTTTATGGCGGATTACCTTCTGAATTTAATGAGCTCATCAGTCTGTGCGAGTCTCAGGTTTACCAAGACTGGACTTTGTCAAATAGGATGTCCACTGCAAG GAGCAAAGAGAATTCTACAATCAGAAGACTTCTACTAAGCAAACAAAAACATTCTCCAAAGAACGAGATGCTTGGTTCTGAAAATTCTGTATTGGAACCATCAGATGTTAGCCCTTCTTTCTCAATCGAATATCCCCCCAAGAATCCAATGCCACCACATTTCCCCAAGAATGACCCAACTCGACCAAGTCCTCCACTGGCACTATCACCCCCTTCTGAATCTGTTCcttctgttgcccctcctgcatcTCCCAACGTAGGCCAAACCGAAAGCCAAAAGAGCAAGAGCAGTTCTTCACTAGCATATGCATTAATAGGAGCAGCGATTTTTTCTGTGGTTCTATCCTTGTTAGTTGCAGTATTTCTTTGCTACCGCCGTAGGAAGACTAGCAGTGTTGTGCCCTTGTCTTCAAGTAGGCAGTTGCAGACCGAGACCACTATCCTGGGAG GCATAACTTCGTTCAGACGGTCAGAACTCGAAACAGCCTGTGAAGATTTCAGCAATGTAATTGGTACACTACCTGGATGTACATTGTATAAAGGAACCCTCCCATGCGGAGCGGAAATAGCTGTTGTGTctacattgataaaatatgcctaCGGGTGGTCTCCTATAGCTGAAGCACAATTCAGGAATAAG GTTGAAACCTTGTCGCAAGTGAACCATaagaattttgtgaaacttttggGTTACTGTGAAGACGAAGAACCATTCACCCGGATGATGGTGTTTGAATATGTTTCAAATGGATCACTATTTGAGCACTTGCATG TTAAAGAGGCGGAGCATTTGGATTGGCAGGCACGTGTACGGATAGTGATGGGAGTAATATACTGCCTGAAGCACTTGTACCAGGAGATTCCTCCTATGATCCTAAGAAATCTAGACTCTTCATGCATATACCTGACTGAAGACAACGCTGCAAAGATTTCAGACGACAGTTTTGGCGGTGACAAGAGAGACAGCGAAGATGAATTCGATGAGCCTGAGGAGTGCGCCATAGTGTATAAGTTTGCCTTGCTTCTGCTTGAGACGATCTCTGGAAGGCGTCCGTTTTCCAATGATAACGGGCTCTTGATTCTGTGGGCACACCGGTACCTCACTGGTGAAAAGCCCTTGTTGGATATGGTGGATCCAACACTCAAATCAGTCCCCGAGGAGCAGGTCAGGGCACTCACAGAGCTGGTAAAATTGTGCATAAATGATAACCCCTGGCTGAGACCGACAGTGGCAGAGGTAACCAGATGGATGCAAGAGATCACTGGGTTTTCTGAAGATCATTCGACCCCAAGGAACAGCGCATTGTGGTGGGCTGAAATTGAAATCCTCACGTCATAG